A part of Numenius arquata chromosome 2, bNumArq3.hap1.1, whole genome shotgun sequence genomic DNA contains:
- the LOC141475887 gene encoding solute carrier family 22 member 2-like: MTTLDDILEQIGEFDFFQKQALFVLCLLSAAFVPIYVGIFFLGFTPEHHCLSPGVAELSQQCGWSLEEQLNHTVPEWDGHGASFGSRCRRYQVDWNVTGVSCTDPLGSLVGNWSTVPLGPCQDGWVYDFPGTSLVTEFNLVCEDSWKLDLFQSCVNAGFFIGSMSIGYIADRFGRKLCLLVTIFINAVSGVLVAFAPSYTWTVIFRLIQGLVSKGGWLTGYVLIAEFVGSKYRRSVGIIYQLAFTLGLLVLTTLAYAIPHWRWLQLAVTLPNFFFLLYYWCLPESPRWLIAQKQNDKAVEVIKRIAKGNKKQLPLSFQNLNSEDEYGQKLKPSFLDLVRTPQIRKHTFILMYSWFTSSVLYQGLIMHMGIAAGNMYLDFLYSALFEFPAAFILMLTLDRIGRRYPWAAANVLTGGACLVTALVPDTLYWLKMTAACLGRMGITMCYEIICVVNPELYPTFLRNLGVLVCSSMCDLGGIITPFLVYRLAELWHELPLVVFAVIILIDGVLVLLLPEMKGKALPETIEEAENLHRQERSKEKMIYLQVLTSEAVPK; the protein is encoded by the exons ATGACAACCCTGGATGACATTTTGGAGCAGATCGGAGAATTTGACTTCTTTCAGAAACAAGCCCTCTTTGTCTTATGCCTGCTTTCTGCTGCCTTCGTTCCCATttatgtggggatttttttcctgggattCACCCCTGAGCACCATTGCCTCAGCCCCGGGGTGGCTGAgctgagccagcagtgtggctggAGCCTGGAGGAGCAGCTGAATCACACGGTTCCCGAGTGGGATGGCCACGGGGCCAGTTTTGGCAGCCGCTGCAGGAGGTACCAGGTGGACTGGAACGTGACGGGCGTCAGCTGCACTGATCCCCTTGGCAGCCTCGTGGGCAACTGGAGCACTGTCCCCCTTGGTCCCTGCCAGGATGGCTGGGTCTACGACTTTCCAGGGACCTCTCTTGTGACTGAG TTTAACCTGGTGTGTGAGGACTCCTGGAAGCTGGACCTCTTCCAGTCATGTGTGAACGCTGGGTTTTTTATTGGCTCCATGAGCATTGGCTACATAGCAGATAG GTTTGGCCGCAAACTCTGCCTCCTGGTCACAATCTTCATCAATGCGGTCTCGGGGGTTCTCGTGGCCTTTGCTCCAAGCTACACCTGGACAGTGATCTTCCGCCTGATACAGGGGCTGGTCAGCAAGGGGGGCTGGCTGACAGGCTACGTCCTCA TTGCAGAATTTGTTGGCTCAAAATACCGGAGGTCAGTGGGCATCATTTACCAGCTTGCCTTCACCCTGGGTCTCCTTGTCCTCACCACCCTGGCTTATGCGATTCCGCACTGGAGGTGGCTCCAGCTCGCGGTCACACTCCCcaattttttcttcctgctctacTATTG GTGTCTGCCTGAGTCTCCCAGGTGGCTAATAGCTCAAAAGCAAAACGACAAAGCTGTAGAAGTTATTAAGCGCATTGCCAAGGGAAATAAGAAGCAGCTACCTCTCTCTTTCCAG AATCTCAACTCCGAAGATGAATATGGACAAAAGCTGAAACCTTCATTTCTAGATCTGGTCAGGACACCTCAGATCAGAAAACACACGTTCATTTTGATGTACAGTTG GTTCACGAGCTCCGTCCTCTACCAGGGGCTCATCATGCACATGGGAATAGCCGCTGGGAACATGTATCTGGATTTCCTCTATTCCGCTCTCTTCGAGTTCCCAGCCGCCTTCATCCTCATGCTAACGCTGGATCGCATTGGCCGTCGCTACCCCTGGGCTGCGGCAAACGTGCTGACAGGTGGTGCTTGCCTCGTTACGGCGTTAGTCCCAGACA CTCTTTATTGGCTTAAAATGACTGCAGCTTGCTTGGGCAGGATGGGAATTACCATGTGCTACGAAATTATTTGCGTGGTAAATCCTGAGCTGTATCCAACGTTTCTCAG GAACCTGGGAGTCCTCGTCTGCTCGTCCATGTGTGACCTTGGTGGGATCATAACACCTTTCCTTGTGTACAGACTAGCAGAGCTCTGGCATGAGCTGCCCCTGGTTGTCTTTG CTGTGATTATTTTAATCGACGGTGTCTTGGTTTTGCTCCTACCTGAGATGAAGGGAAAGGCTCTGCCTGAGACCATTGAAGAGGCTGAAAATCTGCACAG gcaagagagaagcaaagaaaaaatgattTATCTGCAAGTTCTGACTTCTGAAGCTGTCCCTAagtag